TTTTTAAGACATAAAGAGCATCAATTTGTTCGGTAACTTTCATCGTACCTATTTCCGCAGCAAAAGCCGAACCTACCCTGGCAGCAAGAACTACCGCAGTCAATACGGGAGCTAATTCGCGACTCAAAGCCAGAGCTAATACTCCACCAATAGCTTGAACCGCTCCAAAATTGAGGAACTCGCGGGCAACCTGAATAGTAAACACCATGCCGACAAACGTAGCTGTCACCAGAGCAATAATTAAAGAATCTGGACCGACGATCGCCATTTGTTCTTGAGTATTACGCTGATGTATTTTGCCTTGCAGCAAGTGAATCACAACTTGTCCTGCCAAAAAAAATGATGCCAATGAACGTTCTAGCCATATTTGAAATCCGTTACTAGAGTTACTGCTCATTAATTGATTTTACGACTGAATATTGCGCTAGGGATAAAAGAAAAAGTACTAAGGTAGTATCTGTTCCCATTGCCTAGAATTCAATTCCTGGTTGAGCTTTGACTCCTTGCTCGCGGAATGGATGTTTAATTAAAGACATTTCAGTAACCAAATCGGCGATCGCAATTAGTTCCTGGGGCGCACCTCTTCCTGTCAGGATAACGTGGGAGTCGAGCGGTTTTTGGGATAGACCTTGAATCACAGTATTAACGTCCAAATAACCTAGCTTTAGTGCGATATTAACTTCATCCAACAAAACTAGTCGATATTCAGGATCGAGAATATACTCTAAACTTTTTGTCCAAGCAACGGTGGCTTTTTCCACATCTCGTTCGCGATCTTGGGTGTCCCAAGTAAATCCTTCCCCCATAGCGTGAAATTTTAGCCGATCCTGCCATGTTTCTAACACCGCTTTTTCGGCAGGTTCCCAAGCGCCTTTGATAAACTGCACTATTGCCACCTTATAGCCATGACCGAGCGATCGCATGACCATACCTAGAGCTGCGGTTGTTTTGCCCTTACCGTTACCCGTGTTAACGATGATTAGACCTTTTTCCTGATTTTTTTCAGCCAGACGCTTTTCTTGAACCTCCTTGCGACGCTGCATTTTTTGCTTGTGCTGTTCGTTGCTGATTGTTGCTTCACTCATGTTTATTTTTAAGGTGTATCGGTGATTAGTAATTTTGTTTTTTTTAACTATCAGCTAAGAGCTATTAGTATTTAGATAGGCGATCGCTTATTCTGCACCAGGGAGATTATCCCCCGAAGTTTGATTGATGTGCTGAACTAACCCTAAATCTTTAACAATATGCGCGCTCGCCAACCCTGAAGCAAAGCTCCCAGCAACTGTCGATCGTCTGTTAATTATCCTTTAAAAAGTCCTTGAGGACGTAGCAGCAGAATAAAGATCATAATTGCTAAAGCGACTCCCAACTTATATTCTGAGCCTAAGAGGGGAACACTCAACTCTTGAGCAATGCCGATAATAAACGCGCCGGCGATCGCGCCGTAGGGATTACCAATGCCACCCAAAATGACTGAGGCAAACATCGGCAGAATCAAAAACCAACCCATATTAGGACGCACCACGGCAATCAAACCATACATTCCTCCAGCCAAGGCAGTTAAAGTTCCTGTAATTACCCATGTCCAGAGAACAACTCGTTCAACATTTATGCCTGAAACTCTGGCTAAATCTATGTTGTCGGCAACAGCCCGCATTGCTTTACCGATTTTTGTGTTTTGTAAAATAAAATGTAGGGCAATGATAGCGGTGATCGCTAAACCAACTACTACGATCCGATAATAAGCAACTCTTAGATCTCCCAACTGTAAAGCAGGTATTACGGGTAAGAGATAAAGTTGATTACTACCGCCATAGAGCAGCAAAATTCCGTTCCGCACGAACAAAGCAAGTCCAATGGAAATAATAATTAGAGTCGTATCGCTAGCACGGCGATCGCGCATTGGTTTCCAGAGCAGATATTCGGCAATCAACATGGCAATAATTGTTCCCCCCGCCCCTAAAATCATTGCCAGCCAGATATTTAACCCCCCAGTGTTAGCTAACCAGGTTAAATAAGCTCCTAGCGTCATAAAGTCCCCATGCGCAAAGTTAGAAAGATTGAGGATGCCGTAAGTAAGGGTCAAGCCGATAGCAGCCAATGCAAGAATACTACCAACAGCGATGCCGTTAACAATAAGCTGGAGATCGATCATTATATTTTCAGGTTAGTAACCGCGTTCTGTTGTTAATTAGCTCCACTATATTAAAACAGCTTCTACATTAGGTTATTAACCTTGGCGATCGTTAAATATTGATCGAGAACAAATATTCTTAATCGAGGTCAATTACAATTATGATGCTTTTCGTAATGTACACACTCATCGCAAGGACCTTCAGGATTGATGGCACAGCGAATATAAGGAGAGTGTGCATTATTGACACAGGTAGTGTCGCCAATGAAATATTTAGTCACTGGTCTACGACGATCTCTCAAGGGATGGGTATCGCCAGTGTAGCGATAGGGATCGTGGTATAGTCTACCTCGATGATGATTGTAAGTAGTTAAGATTTGGGCGCGTCTTAACCTCGTCTGCCAGCGTTTCTTAGCTTTCTGAAATATGAGCAAATAAACTAAGGATGGCAAAATACTTAATAGGAGGATAAGAGCTAGCTTGATGACAAAATTGGCAGAAATGTTAGTCATATTGAGCTAGGTAAATATTGTGAGGGGCTAGTTTGGCATTTCTTTATTTATTATCCCTGTTAAATCAAATCTGGCTCGATTAATTGGAAAATAATTTTATATTTCCTCATTTTTAGTTTCAATTCTCGCTACTTGGTTAGGCTAGAAATTAGATTTTTGATAGTTTAGTTATTTTCAATAAGCTAATTACATAAGGCTAAGACGCTTTTACATACCTCCGTTGGGATTAAGCGATCGCAATGTGCTAAGAAAATCTCAGCACATTTTGCGTTCATAAGTGTTTAGAGGAGTAAAAATTGGGGAATGAGACCTCAAAAATGAGGGAAGTTACTCTAAATTCTAACTTCTGAAGATGAAATTTAACTTAGTACTAATGGTATAAAGCCACGTTTAAGTTCTTGTATTTTTACCTGTCGCGCTTTTAAAGCCGTTTGCAAAACCCTCATTGCTCTTTCGGGCTGACCCGTCCCACAAAAAAACAAATCGGCAGCAAAATAACCATGTTCTGGCCAAGTATGAATTGCAATATGAGACTCTGCTAAGGTTGCTGTTGCGGTTACACCATGAGGGCTGAACTGATGAACACTTAAGTCTATTAGAGTTGCTTTGCCCGCAGAGATAGCTTGCAGTAATGCTTTGCGTATTGCTTCGGGATCGTTGAGTAATTCAGCTGGTGCTTGCCAAGCATCTACAATTAGATGAGTTCCCATTTTTTCCATGCGTTTAACCTTTAATCAACTAACTGAATTAATAGAGAAACTATTGTAACTAATACATTGTGCTAAATATTTCTAGCTTAATGAGTATTTTCAATAAAATTCCCTTTTGTTAAGATAGCGTTTAATGTTTACTTTATTTATTCTTAATCTTTCCTTATGGGGTTCACCAAGCAAAAAAAAGATGATTCTGGCTGATGTACAAGGCGATCGCTAATATCGCTAACGGCTAATCCTCAATACTCCATCAACTACGCTACCAAAATCTAAAGTAATCCCCGATAGCGAATAAATAGCAAGATAACCGCCCACGAACCTAGGGCTACTTTTAAGGCAACCAGAATATTAAGTAATGGAATCATCCCACCACTAAATAGTGCGCCCAATTCTCCTTGGGGCAATTGCCATCCAGTCAAGGTGACAATAGCCAGAACGATAAAAATTAGTACTGAAACTTTTTCCCAGGTAGCAGCGTGCCATTTTTGATATATTGCTTCCATCCATTGAGATGATGAGGTGATAGCAATCAAACCGATCGCTGTTCCTCCAGCCACCCCCG
The Coleofasciculaceae cyanobacterium DNA segment above includes these coding regions:
- the speD gene encoding adenosylmethionine decarboxylase, with translation MEKMGTHLIVDAWQAPAELLNDPEAIRKALLQAISAGKATLIDLSVHQFSPHGVTATATLAESHIAIHTWPEHGYFAADLFFCGTGQPERAMRVLQTALKARQVKIQELKRGFIPLVLS
- the cobO gene encoding cob(I)yrinic acid a,c-diamide adenosyltransferase, which encodes MSEATISNEQHKQKMQRRKEVQEKRLAEKNQEKGLIIVNTGNGKGKTTAALGMVMRSLGHGYKVAIVQFIKGAWEPAEKAVLETWQDRLKFHAMGEGFTWDTQDRERDVEKATVAWTKSLEYILDPEYRLVLLDEVNIALKLGYLDVNTVIQGLSQKPLDSHVILTGRGAPQELIAIADLVTEMSLIKHPFREQGVKAQPGIEF
- a CDS encoding DUF6464 family protein; amino-acid sequence: MTNISANFVIKLALILLLSILPSLVYLLIFQKAKKRWQTRLRRAQILTTYNHHRGRLYHDPYRYTGDTHPLRDRRRPVTKYFIGDTTCVNNAHSPYIRCAINPEGPCDECVHYEKHHNCN
- a CDS encoding MlaE family lipid ABC transporter permease subunit; the protein is MSSNSSNGFQIWLERSLASFFLAGQVVIHLLQGKIHQRNTQEQMAIVGPDSLIIALVTATFVGMVFTIQVAREFLNFGAVQAIGGVLALALSRELAPVLTAVVLAARVGSAFAAEIGTMKVTEQIDALYVLKSDPIDYLVIPRLIACCAMLPILTIISLVMGLIGGVLVANLFYGISQTTFIESIETFLQIWDLVSALIKAVIFGGIIAIIGCNWGLTTTGGAKGVGESTTTAVVMALIAIFITNFFLSWIMFQGLGRQFLN
- a CDS encoding branched-chain amino acid ABC transporter permease yields the protein MIDLQLIVNGIAVGSILALAAIGLTLTYGILNLSNFAHGDFMTLGAYLTWLANTGGLNIWLAMILGAGGTIIAMLIAEYLLWKPMRDRRASDTTLIIISIGLALFVRNGILLLYGGSNQLYLLPVIPALQLGDLRVAYYRIVVVGLAITAIIALHFILQNTKIGKAMRAVADNIDLARVSGINVERVVLWTWVITGTLTALAGGMYGLIAVVRPNMGWFLILPMFASVILGGIGNPYGAIAGAFIIGIAQELSVPLLGSEYKLGVALAIMIFILLLRPQGLFKG